A genomic stretch from Hymenobacter psoromatis includes:
- a CDS encoding biotin--[acetyl-CoA-carboxylase] ligase: MSPNTLFTGQQLIWLPACPSTNSEAQHLLRENRASEGCTVITDDQFAGRGQRGNQWQAAPGENLTLSVVWLPTFLDAGQQFLLSQAVALAVFDWATALLQAAPQLRLKWPNDLYFGSQKFGGILIENSLSGAKIQSSIVGIGLNVNQRHFALPTATSLGALTGRYFQREELAARLLECLEKRYLQLRAGGVGELRRAYLAALYRYQEWHEYEVAGRRVRGQIVGVEPDGRLAVEIAGAVQRFALQEIKYVQ; the protein is encoded by the coding sequence ATCAGCCCCAATACCTTATTCACGGGCCAGCAGCTCATTTGGCTGCCCGCCTGCCCTTCTACTAACTCGGAAGCGCAGCACCTGTTGCGCGAAAACCGGGCCAGCGAAGGCTGTACCGTCATAACGGACGACCAGTTTGCCGGCCGCGGCCAGCGGGGCAACCAATGGCAGGCCGCCCCTGGCGAAAATCTGACATTATCCGTCGTCTGGCTACCCACCTTTCTCGACGCGGGCCAGCAGTTTTTGCTGAGCCAGGCCGTGGCGCTGGCGGTGTTCGACTGGGCAACGGCGCTGCTGCAAGCCGCGCCACAACTAAGGCTTAAATGGCCCAACGACCTGTATTTCGGCTCGCAGAAGTTTGGCGGCATTCTCATTGAGAACAGCCTGAGCGGGGCAAAAATTCAGTCCAGCATCGTCGGCATTGGCCTGAATGTGAACCAGCGTCACTTCGCCCTACCCACCGCCACGTCGCTGGGCGCGCTCACGGGCCGCTACTTCCAGCGCGAAGAGCTGGCCGCCCGCCTGCTGGAGTGCCTGGAGAAGCGCTACCTCCAGCTGCGTGCCGGGGGGGTAGGCGAGCTGCGCCGGGCCTACCTGGCCGCCCTCTACCGCTACCAGGAGTGGCACGAGTATGAGGTGGCCGGCCGCCGCGTACGCGGCCAGATTGTGGGCGTGGAGCCCGACGGCCGCCTGGCCGTGGAAATAGCCGGCGCGGTGCAGCGCTTTGCCTTGCAGGAAATTAAATACGTGCAGTAG
- a CDS encoding ribosome silencing factor RsfS, producing MKSTQVRQDSDTLADVAVRGLQDRKGMDIVVLNLKELKNAVADYFIICSASSDTQLDALARSVEEEVEKVTGQAPWQSEGRTNREWILLDYVDVVVHVFLRDRRQFYALEELWGDAEITHIEDTADVVRR from the coding sequence ATGAAGAGCACTCAGGTCCGGCAGGATTCGGACACATTGGCAGACGTAGCCGTACGTGGCCTCCAAGACCGCAAAGGAATGGACATCGTGGTCCTCAACTTGAAAGAGCTGAAAAACGCGGTGGCCGATTATTTTATCATCTGCTCGGCCTCGTCCGACACGCAGCTCGACGCCCTGGCCCGCTCGGTGGAAGAGGAAGTAGAAAAAGTGACGGGGCAAGCGCCCTGGCAGAGCGAAGGTCGCACCAATCGCGAATGGATTCTGTTGGATTACGTGGACGTTGTAGTGCATGTGTTCTTGCGCGACCGTCGGCAGTTTTACGCGCTGGAGGAGCTGTGGGGCGATGCCGAAATTACGCATATCGAAGATACTGCCGACGTAGTGCGGCGCTAA
- a CDS encoding peptidase M41, whose amino-acid sequence MSDTTPKRRKPTLPNPSPRPGVQLWVMAGLLVLFTGMFYFTSYNSAVKINQQRFEQMLAAGDVRDITLVVNKQQVEVGLTPQALQKPEYQRDLATRRGPFATGDRDASQYYFPVFDAKFFQEQLDKLQASKPADQRIRMEPVERMGLADFISGYGLIIASIVLFVFLMRRMSSAGGPGGQIFNIGKSRAALFEGGDKVKITFMDVAGLEEAKEEVQEIVEFLKNPSKFTILGGKIPKGALLVGPPGTGKTLLAKAVAGEADVPFFSLSGSDFVEMFVGVGAARVRDLFKQAKAKAPCIIFIDEIDAVGRSRSKGSMPGGNDERENTLNSLLVEMDGFGTDSGVIILAATNRPDTLDSALLRPGRFDRQISIDKPDINGRTEIFTVHLKPLTLGPDVDARKLSAQTPGFAGAEIANVCNEAALIAARRDKKFITNQDFTDAIDRVIGGLEKKNKIISPGEKRIVAYHEAGHAITGWFLEHCDPLVKVSIVPRGVAALGYAQYLPKEQFLYNTEQLIDEMCMALGGRAAEELVFGKISTGALSDLERITKMAYSIVTMYGMNSKLGNVSFYDSKGQNEYGFSKPYSEATAQMIDEEVRTIIEQAYIRTKELLTERRHELEVIAKELLEKEVLLQDDLERLVGKRPFGGQTNYQAHMAGTDRSETASDLHREHPDALTEDLPELKLPGLPEAETV is encoded by the coding sequence ATGTCTGATACGACGCCCAAACGCCGCAAGCCGACGCTGCCTAACCCCTCGCCCCGGCCAGGAGTGCAGCTCTGGGTGATGGCAGGGCTGCTGGTGCTTTTCACCGGCATGTTCTATTTTACGAGCTATAATTCAGCCGTTAAAATCAATCAGCAGCGCTTCGAGCAGATGCTGGCCGCTGGCGACGTGCGCGACATCACGCTCGTGGTCAACAAGCAGCAGGTGGAAGTCGGCCTAACGCCGCAAGCGCTGCAAAAGCCTGAGTATCAGCGCGACCTTGCCACGCGCCGCGGGCCTTTCGCAACCGGCGACCGCGATGCTTCCCAATACTACTTTCCGGTGTTTGACGCCAAGTTCTTTCAGGAGCAGCTGGATAAGCTACAGGCCAGCAAGCCAGCCGACCAGCGCATCCGCATGGAACCCGTGGAGCGCATGGGCTTGGCTGACTTCATCAGCGGCTACGGGCTCATCATTGCCAGCATCGTGTTGTTTGTGTTCCTCATGCGCCGCATGAGCAGCGCGGGCGGCCCTGGCGGCCAGATTTTCAACATCGGCAAAAGCCGCGCGGCCCTTTTCGAAGGCGGTGATAAAGTGAAGATTACGTTTATGGACGTAGCCGGCCTCGAAGAAGCCAAGGAAGAGGTGCAGGAAATTGTGGAGTTCCTCAAAAACCCCAGCAAATTCACCATCCTGGGCGGTAAAATACCGAAAGGCGCGTTGCTCGTAGGCCCTCCCGGCACCGGCAAAACCTTGCTGGCCAAGGCCGTAGCAGGCGAAGCCGACGTGCCATTCTTCTCGCTGTCGGGCTCCGACTTTGTGGAGATGTTTGTGGGGGTAGGCGCGGCCCGCGTGCGTGACCTTTTCAAGCAAGCTAAGGCCAAGGCACCCTGCATCATCTTTATTGATGAGATTGACGCCGTGGGCCGTTCGCGTAGCAAGGGCTCGATGCCCGGTGGCAACGACGAGCGCGAAAACACCCTGAACTCGCTGCTCGTGGAGATGGACGGCTTCGGCACCGATTCGGGCGTTATCATCCTGGCCGCCACCAACCGTCCCGATACGCTGGACTCGGCGCTGCTGCGCCCCGGCCGCTTCGACCGCCAGATTAGTATTGACAAGCCCGATATCAACGGCCGCACCGAGATTTTTACGGTGCACTTGAAGCCGCTGACCCTCGGCCCCGACGTGGATGCCCGGAAGCTGTCGGCCCAAACGCCGGGCTTCGCCGGCGCGGAGATTGCCAACGTCTGCAACGAGGCCGCCCTCATCGCGGCCCGTCGCGACAAGAAATTCATCACCAACCAGGATTTCACCGACGCCATTGACCGCGTAATTGGGGGCTTGGAGAAGAAGAACAAAATCATCAGCCCCGGTGAAAAGCGCATCGTGGCTTACCACGAAGCCGGCCACGCCATTACCGGCTGGTTTTTGGAACACTGCGACCCGTTGGTGAAGGTGTCTATTGTGCCGCGCGGGGTAGCTGCCCTAGGCTATGCGCAGTATTTGCCCAAGGAGCAATTCCTGTATAATACTGAGCAGCTGATAGATGAGATGTGCATGGCCCTGGGTGGCCGCGCCGCTGAGGAGCTGGTATTCGGTAAAATATCGACCGGCGCGCTAAGCGACCTGGAGCGCATCACTAAGATGGCCTATTCCATCGTGACGATGTACGGCATGAACAGCAAGCTTGGTAACGTGTCATTCTATGACTCTAAGGGTCAGAACGAATACGGTTTCTCGAAGCCCTATTCGGAAGCCACTGCGCAGATGATTGACGAAGAAGTTCGTACCATTATCGAGCAGGCTTATATCCGCACCAAAGAGCTGCTGACCGAGCGCCGCCACGAGCTGGAGGTTATCGCTAAGGAGCTGTTGGAAAAGGAAGTGTTGTTGCAAGATGACCTGGAGCGCCTCGTGGGCAAGCGCCCCTTTGGCGGCCAGACCAACTACCAGGCGCACATGGCCGGCACCGACCGCTCGGAAACCGCCAGCGACTTGCATCGCGAGCATCCCGACGCCCTCACTGAAGACCTGCCCGAGTTGAAGCTGCCCGGCTTGCCGGAAGCTGAAACAGTATAG
- a CDS encoding UDP-2,3-diacylglucosamine hydrolase, with translation MTPKLLPELPSLALAPGQRVYFASDFHLGVPDAATSRERERRIVRWLDEAAKDAAAIYLLGDVFDFWFEYKHAIPRGFSRLQGKLAELTDGGLPITLFTGNHDMWMFGYFTQEMGIQILREPVSQRMGNQLFHIGHGDGLGPGDFAYKRLVKPLFSSRFTQWLFARLHPNLGIGLASHLSRRSRLQNGAADARYFGEDEWLLVYCREVEKRQHHDYYVFGHRHLPLDVAVGPGSRYINLGEWVNYCSYGVYDGQEMVLREFKEHLTP, from the coding sequence ATGACGCCGAAATTGCTGCCTGAGCTGCCGTCGCTGGCGCTGGCCCCTGGCCAGCGCGTGTATTTTGCCTCCGATTTCCACCTCGGCGTGCCCGATGCCGCCACCTCGCGCGAACGTGAGCGCCGCATTGTGCGCTGGCTCGACGAGGCCGCCAAAGACGCGGCGGCTATTTATTTGCTGGGTGATGTGTTCGACTTTTGGTTTGAGTATAAACACGCTATTCCGCGCGGATTCAGCCGCTTGCAGGGCAAGCTGGCCGAGCTGACCGATGGCGGCCTGCCCATCACGCTTTTCACCGGCAACCACGATATGTGGATGTTTGGCTACTTCACCCAAGAAATGGGCATCCAGATTTTGCGCGAGCCGGTGTCGCAACGCATGGGAAATCAGCTTTTTCACATCGGCCACGGCGACGGTCTGGGGCCCGGCGACTTCGCCTACAAGCGCCTAGTGAAACCCCTCTTCAGCTCGCGCTTCACGCAGTGGCTCTTCGCGCGCCTGCATCCCAACCTGGGCATTGGCCTGGCCAGTCACCTGAGCCGCCGCTCGCGCCTGCAAAACGGCGCGGCCGACGCCCGGTATTTCGGCGAAGACGAGTGGCTGCTCGTATACTGCCGCGAGGTCGAAAAGCGCCAGCACCACGATTACTACGTGTTTGGCCACCGCCACCTGCCCCTCGATGTGGCGGTAGGCCCCGGCAGCCGCTATATCAACCTCGGCGAATGGGTCAATTATTGTTCCTACGGTGTATATGATGGGCAGGAAATGGTTTTGCGCGAGTTTAAGGAGCACCTCACCCCCTAG
- a CDS encoding glutathione-dependent formaldehyde dehydrogenase — translation MKALMFHGPRNVSVDTVDDPTLKDSRDAIIRVTSTAICGSDLHIYNGSLPTAPMVLGHEFMGIVEEVGKSVGNLKRGDRVVVPFPIACGHCFFCNHELPGQCDNSNPDHYGPEGGLLTQKGGAIFGYTDLYGGYEGGQAEFVRVPYADFGPRKVPDFLTDEQVLFLTDIFPTGYSGIDWAEVRGGEFIAIFGAGPVGIMAAKSAWLRGAARVVIIDTQQYRLTKAKETTRCETILWESHDQVVAQIRDMSEGRGADVCVDCVGFEPDRNLLDRAKAVINLEKGSPKVIETCMSAVRRGGVVSVLGVYVTTNDNFPVGQFFDKGIKLVGGQAPVHKHIDKLLQHIIKGEVVLDDIISHRLPLSQAAHGYDIFRHKKDNCVKVVLRPGE, via the coding sequence ATGAAAGCATTAATGTTTCACGGCCCTCGCAATGTGAGCGTCGATACCGTAGATGACCCTACCCTGAAGGATTCGCGCGATGCCATCATCCGCGTTACGAGCACGGCCATATGCGGCTCCGACCTGCATATCTACAACGGTTCGCTGCCTACCGCGCCAATGGTGCTCGGCCACGAGTTTATGGGCATCGTGGAGGAAGTGGGCAAGAGCGTGGGCAACCTCAAGCGCGGCGACCGCGTGGTGGTGCCGTTCCCAATTGCCTGTGGCCACTGTTTCTTCTGCAACCACGAGCTGCCTGGTCAATGCGACAACTCCAACCCCGACCACTATGGCCCCGAAGGCGGCTTGCTGACCCAGAAGGGCGGCGCGATTTTCGGCTATACTGACCTTTATGGCGGCTACGAAGGCGGCCAGGCCGAGTTCGTGCGCGTGCCCTACGCCGATTTTGGTCCGCGCAAAGTGCCTGATTTCCTGACTGATGAGCAAGTACTGTTTCTGACTGATATTTTCCCGACCGGCTACTCGGGCATTGATTGGGCCGAAGTACGAGGCGGCGAATTTATCGCTATTTTTGGGGCTGGGCCAGTAGGTATTATGGCTGCCAAAAGCGCGTGGCTGCGCGGCGCGGCTCGCGTGGTCATCATTGATACCCAGCAATATCGCCTCACTAAAGCCAAGGAAACCACGCGCTGCGAAACCATCTTGTGGGAAAGCCACGACCAGGTAGTGGCGCAAATCCGCGACATGAGCGAGGGCCGCGGGGCCGACGTGTGCGTCGATTGCGTGGGCTTCGAGCCCGACCGCAACCTGCTCGACCGCGCTAAGGCCGTCATCAACCTCGAAAAAGGCTCGCCCAAAGTCATTGAAACCTGCATGAGCGCCGTGCGGCGTGGCGGCGTGGTGTCGGTGCTCGGCGTGTACGTAACGACCAACGACAATTTCCCGGTGGGGCAGTTTTTCGACAAAGGCATCAAGCTGGTGGGCGGTCAGGCCCCGGTTCACAAGCACATTGACAAGCTGTTGCAGCACATTATCAAAGGCGAAGTAGTGCTGGATGATATCATCTCGCACCGCCTACCCCTCTCGCAGGCGGCGCATGGCTACGACATCTTCCGCCACAAAAAAGATAATTGCGTGAAAGTGGTGCTGCGGCCGGGCGAGTAG
- a CDS encoding gliding motility lipoprotein GldH, giving the protein MQRLLFCDWRPARRGWLALLPLAVGLSACDPNTVYEENVDLKSPSGDPYVWDVQQRPTFSFAITDTAARYNVYFNVRNASGYGFYNLYLKHTLTGPSGRPVGPALLHQLVLMNPKTGQPLGAGAGDIFDHQFLALPNQHFAKPGTYKLTLEQYMRQNQLPGIMSVGVRVAKEGKK; this is encoded by the coding sequence ATGCAACGCTTGCTTTTTTGTGACTGGCGGCCGGCCCGCCGGGGCTGGCTGGCCCTGCTGCCGCTGGCCGTGGGCCTCAGCGCCTGTGACCCGAATACGGTGTACGAGGAAAATGTGGACTTGAAATCGCCTTCCGGCGACCCTTATGTGTGGGACGTGCAGCAGCGCCCCACCTTCTCGTTTGCCATTACCGATACCGCCGCTCGCTACAACGTGTACTTCAACGTGCGCAATGCCTCCGGCTACGGGTTCTACAACCTCTACCTCAAGCACACGCTCACTGGCCCCAGCGGCCGGCCCGTCGGGCCGGCGCTGTTGCACCAGCTGGTGCTGATGAACCCCAAAACCGGGCAGCCGCTGGGGGCCGGCGCGGGCGATATTTTCGACCACCAGTTTCTGGCCCTGCCGAATCAGCATTTTGCCAAGCCCGGTACCTATAAGCTGACGCTGGAGCAGTATATGCGCCAAAATCAGCTCCCCGGCATTATGTCGGTGGGCGTGCGCGTGGCGAAGGAAGGCAAGAAGTAA
- a CDS encoding succinate--CoA ligase subunit alpha: MSVLVNKDSKVIVQGFTGSEGSFHAQQMMDYGTQVVGGVTPGKGGTEHLGRPVFNTVADAVAATHADTSIIFVPPAFAADAILEAAQAGIKVIVTITEGIPTKDMIAVKHYLKDRPGITMVGPNCPGVITAGECKVGIMPGFIFQKGRVGIVSKSGTLTYEAVDQLTKAGLGQTTAIGIGGDPIIGTTTKQAVELLMNDPETEGIVMIGEIGGGMEAEAARWIKETGNKKPVVGFIAGQTAPPGRRMGHAGAIVGGADDTAAAKMAIMRECGIHVVDSPAEIGETMLRVLGTK; the protein is encoded by the coding sequence ATGAGCGTTCTCGTCAACAAAGATTCCAAGGTCATCGTGCAGGGCTTCACCGGCTCCGAAGGCTCGTTCCACGCGCAGCAAATGATGGATTACGGCACCCAGGTAGTGGGCGGCGTAACGCCCGGCAAGGGCGGCACCGAGCACCTCGGCCGGCCCGTGTTCAACACCGTGGCCGACGCCGTAGCCGCCACCCACGCCGATACCAGCATCATCTTCGTGCCCCCGGCCTTCGCCGCCGATGCCATTCTGGAAGCCGCCCAGGCGGGTATTAAAGTCATCGTTACCATCACGGAAGGCATCCCTACTAAGGATATGATTGCCGTGAAGCATTACCTCAAGGACCGCCCCGGCATCACGATGGTCGGCCCCAACTGCCCCGGCGTTATCACGGCCGGCGAGTGCAAGGTGGGCATCATGCCCGGCTTTATCTTCCAAAAAGGACGGGTAGGGATTGTGTCGAAGTCGGGCACGCTCACCTACGAGGCCGTTGACCAGCTCACCAAGGCCGGCCTGGGCCAGACCACGGCCATTGGCATCGGCGGCGACCCCATCATTGGCACCACCACCAAGCAGGCAGTGGAGCTGCTGATGAACGACCCCGAAACCGAAGGCATCGTGATGATTGGCGAAATCGGCGGCGGTATGGAAGCCGAAGCCGCCCGCTGGATTAAGGAAACCGGCAACAAGAAGCCCGTCGTGGGCTTTATTGCCGGCCAAACCGCGCCTCCCGGCCGCCGCATGGGCCACGCCGGCGCCATCGTGGGCGGGGCCGATGACACGGCCGCCGCCAAAATGGCCATCATGCGCGAGTGCGGCATCCACGTCGTGGATTCGCCCGCCGAGATTGGCGAGACCATGCTGCGCGTGCTGGGCACGAAGTAA
- a CDS encoding cystathionine beta-synthase: MYYDHIIDTLGNTPLVRLNKVTQGIKGTILAKVEYFNPGNSVKDRMALRMVEDAEKAGLLQPGGTIIEGTSGNTGMGLALAAIAKGYKTIFVMSDKQSKEKQDILRAVGAEVVVCPVDVAPDDPRSYYSVARRLNAETPNSFYPNQYDNTSNTAAHYETTGPELWAGTEGRITHLAAGVGTGGTICGSSKYLKEQNPAVFTLGIDTYGSVFKKYKETGIFDPNEIYPYKTEGIGEDILPKNVDFSVIDQFIKVTDKDAALMTRRLAREEGLFVGWSCGSAVFGALEYAREHLTEQDTMVIVLPDHGTRYLGKIYNDDWMRAQGWL; encoded by the coding sequence ATGTATTACGACCATATTATCGACACCCTCGGCAACACGCCGCTCGTGCGGCTCAACAAAGTTACCCAAGGCATCAAAGGCACTATTCTGGCTAAGGTTGAGTACTTTAACCCCGGCAACTCGGTGAAGGACCGCATGGCCCTGCGCATGGTGGAAGACGCCGAAAAGGCCGGCCTGCTCCAGCCCGGCGGCACCATTATCGAAGGCACCAGCGGCAACACCGGCATGGGCCTGGCCCTCGCGGCCATCGCCAAAGGCTATAAAACCATCTTCGTGATGAGCGACAAGCAGAGCAAGGAGAAGCAGGATATTCTGCGCGCCGTGGGTGCTGAGGTTGTCGTGTGCCCCGTCGATGTGGCCCCCGACGACCCGCGCAGCTACTACTCGGTGGCCCGCCGCCTCAACGCCGAAACGCCTAACTCGTTCTATCCCAATCAGTACGATAACACCTCCAACACGGCGGCGCACTACGAAACCACCGGCCCCGAGCTTTGGGCCGGCACCGAGGGGCGCATTACGCACCTGGCGGCGGGCGTGGGCACGGGCGGCACCATCTGCGGCAGCAGCAAATACCTAAAGGAGCAAAACCCGGCCGTTTTCACGCTCGGCATCGACACTTACGGCTCCGTTTTCAAGAAATACAAGGAAACTGGCATCTTCGACCCGAACGAGATTTATCCCTACAAAACGGAGGGTATCGGCGAAGATATTTTGCCGAAAAATGTGGACTTTAGCGTTATCGACCAGTTTATTAAAGTGACTGACAAGGATGCCGCGCTGATGACGCGGCGGCTGGCCCGCGAGGAAGGCTTGTTCGTGGGTTGGAGCTGCGGCTCGGCCGTATTCGGGGCGTTAGAATATGCCCGTGAGCACCTTACGGAACAGGATACGATGGTCATCGTTCTGCCCGACCACGGCACGCGCTACCTAGGCAAGATTTATAATGATGACTGGATGCGGGCGCAGGGCTGGCTGTAG
- a CDS encoding RNA polymerase subunit sigma-24, which yields MSHLPTPSVTDQQLVAQVLGGNKAAFGQLVRRTEGLVTQLVFKMIRHPADRPDVAQEVYLKVFKNLAGFKFQAKLSTWVGQIAYNTCLHYLEKKQLVLVDLAEQPPDDSPEAGRRVPPTLATGPDYDPETALFDQDLAGILSTAIEQLPPLYRTLISLYHQQELSYEEIGQITSLPDGTVKNYLFRARKLLKQRLLATYQRDDL from the coding sequence ATGAGCCATTTGCCTACCCCTTCCGTGACAGACCAGCAGCTTGTGGCGCAGGTGCTGGGGGGCAACAAGGCGGCTTTCGGGCAGCTCGTGCGGCGCACGGAGGGCCTGGTAACGCAGCTGGTGTTCAAGATGATTCGCCATCCCGCCGACCGCCCGGATGTGGCGCAGGAAGTGTACCTGAAGGTTTTTAAGAACCTGGCCGGGTTTAAGTTTCAGGCCAAGCTCTCGACGTGGGTCGGCCAGATTGCTTACAATACCTGCCTGCATTACCTGGAAAAAAAGCAGTTGGTGCTGGTGGACTTAGCGGAGCAACCGCCCGATGACTCGCCAGAAGCAGGCCGCCGGGTCCCGCCAACCCTGGCTACCGGGCCGGACTACGACCCCGAAACGGCCCTTTTTGACCAGGACCTGGCCGGTATTTTAAGTACGGCCATCGAGCAGCTCCCTCCGCTCTACCGCACGCTGATTTCCCTGTATCACCAACAGGAATTGAGTTACGAGGAAATCGGCCAGATAACTTCTCTGCCGGACGGGACGGTGAAAAACTACCTGTTTCGGGCGAGAAAACTATTGAAACAACGACTACTGGCTACCTATCAACGCGACGACTTATGA